From Leptolyngbya sp. KIOST-1, one genomic window encodes:
- a CDS encoding extracellular solute-binding protein translates to MLMNRRSFLAGGLTVAALLAGCQRRSGPNLRLAMVTHSVPAQLLDAFQQLPQGSTIAVTPEDSLVELYGLLQRWHRQPEDTVSRADWVSLADYWLAPAIRQELVQPLEVSTLTHWSDLAAVWPDLVRRDAAGLLSPEGSIWAVPYRWSHLVLLYDRDRLPRGSAPLATWADLLRPELRRRVVLPDHPRLVLGLAQKAVGASANTEDPAAVEGLAPFLADLHQQVRVYDSEHYLETLLIGDATAVVAWSDDALPLLKRYRQLAVAVPSEGTLLSAQLWVRPQAIASAAGQGASTALNWLDFSLDADFATQLAIFGQGTSTRLWGVEPLQLPEPLQGPSGITLRPEVANQSEFLQPLSGIAEDRYHNLWERLRG, encoded by the coding sequence ATGCTCATGAATCGTCGCAGCTTTTTGGCGGGCGGGCTGACCGTCGCGGCCCTGCTGGCCGGATGCCAGCGTCGGTCTGGCCCTAACCTCCGGTTGGCCATGGTGACCCATTCGGTGCCGGCTCAGCTGCTCGATGCCTTTCAACAGTTGCCCCAGGGCAGCACCATCGCCGTTACCCCCGAAGATTCGCTGGTGGAGCTGTACGGATTGCTGCAGCGGTGGCACCGCCAACCCGAGGATACGGTTTCAAGGGCCGACTGGGTGAGTTTGGCCGACTACTGGCTGGCCCCCGCCATTCGCCAGGAGCTGGTGCAGCCCCTGGAGGTATCGACGCTCACCCACTGGTCTGACCTGGCGGCGGTGTGGCCCGACCTGGTGCGCCGGGATGCCGCCGGTCTGCTCAGCCCGGAGGGCAGCATTTGGGCGGTGCCCTACCGCTGGAGCCACCTGGTGCTGCTCTACGATCGCGATCGCCTCCCCCGCGGCAGCGCCCCGCTGGCCACCTGGGCCGATTTGCTGCGCCCAGAACTGCGGCGGCGGGTGGTGCTGCCCGACCATCCCCGTCTGGTGCTGGGCCTGGCCCAAAAGGCGGTGGGTGCTTCCGCTAATACCGAAGATCCCGCAGCGGTAGAGGGGCTAGCCCCCTTCCTGGCCGATCTGCACCAGCAGGTGCGGGTCTACGACTCTGAGCACTACCTCGAAACGCTGCTGATTGGCGATGCCACCGCCGTGGTGGCCTGGTCCGACGATGCCCTGCCCCTGCTAAAGCGGTATCGTCAGCTGGCGGTAGCGGTACCGTCCGAGGGGACGCTGCTCAGCGCTCAGCTGTGGGTCAGACCTCAGGCGATCGCGTCTGCAGCCGGTCAGGGCGCATCTACGGCCCTCAACTGGCTCGACTTCAGTCTCGATGCTGACTTTGCCACCCAACTCGCTATCTTTGGTCAGGGCACCTCGACCCGGCTATGGGGGGTCGAGCCCTTGCAGCTGCCCGAGCCGCTGCAAGGGCCGTCAGGAATTACTCTACGTCCCGAGGTGGCTAACCAGAGCGAGTTTTTGCAGCCCCTCAGCGGCATCGCTGAAGATCGCTACCACAACTTGTGGGAGCGCCTGCGGGGATGA
- a CDS encoding DUF938 domain-containing protein, whose protein sequence is MSTTPDTRRHAPATERNREPILAVLQRVLPPTGTVLEVSSGTGEHATYFAPRLAPRQWLPSDLAPGARASIAAWQAVAPAANLHAPLALDAAAPLWPVESENFCQLRSAPDLKRHPIAAVVNINMIHIAPWAAGLGLLAGAGRILPPGGILYLYGPYKQNGQHTAPSNVAFDASLQAQNSDWGVRDLEAVETAAEAQGLALIETIAMPANNLSVVFRAIG, encoded by the coding sequence ATGTCTACGACTCCCGACACCCGTCGCCACGCTCCCGCCACAGAACGCAACCGCGAACCCATCCTGGCGGTGCTTCAGCGGGTGCTGCCCCCTACTGGCACCGTGCTTGAAGTTTCCAGCGGCACCGGCGAACATGCCACGTACTTTGCGCCGCGTCTGGCTCCCCGGCAGTGGTTGCCCTCCGATCTTGCCCCCGGTGCCCGAGCCAGCATTGCCGCCTGGCAAGCGGTAGCTCCCGCCGCCAACCTGCACGCGCCTCTGGCTTTGGATGCGGCGGCTCCCCTGTGGCCGGTTGAGTCCGAAAACTTTTGCCAGTTGCGCTCAGCCCCGGACCTGAAACGGCACCCGATCGCCGCTGTAGTCAACATCAACATGATTCACATTGCTCCCTGGGCGGCTGGGCTGGGGCTGCTGGCGGGGGCAGGGCGAATTTTGCCGCCGGGCGGAATTCTGTACCTCTACGGCCCCTATAAGCAGAATGGACAGCACACTGCCCCCAGCAATGTGGCCTTTGACGCCAGCCTGCAGGCCCAAAACTCGGATTGGGGCGTACGTGACCTGGAGGCGGTGGAGACCGCCGCTGAGGCCCAGGGGCTGGCGCTGATCGAAACTATCGCCATGCCTGCCAACAATCTGTCGGTGGTGTTTAGGGCGATCGGCTAG
- a CDS encoding glycosyltransferase family 8 protein, giving the protein MDFRIKEPIVVACAADDFFAIPLAVTSFSALKNLSPDRQMILYILDGGISSGNKRKLLETLDSDRLEVHWVKPTEDQIRKTIYKCRGSNHPISNYYRLLLPAIVPSQFNKLIYLDSDVVVEGDLAELWDQDIEDQYLLAVADPVHKTILSAEHLNPYDLDKKGLTEEHKYLNAGVLVINLEKWREAKIADLVLEFIGNHPDLPFPDQDAINVILAGKWREISPLWNQMHVVHFFATPEHNPYDEKLYADLIRKPNIIHYTTRPKPWNKNCIHPQADRYFKYLDQTAWKGWRISDLSYNLDLARRSIRRVRTLISKTLLSRQF; this is encoded by the coding sequence ATGGATTTTAGGATTAAAGAGCCTATTGTTGTTGCTTGTGCTGCTGATGATTTTTTCGCCATACCCTTGGCCGTTACATCGTTCTCAGCGCTAAAAAATTTAAGCCCCGACCGTCAAATGATCTTGTACATTCTAGACGGTGGCATTAGTTCAGGTAATAAGCGTAAGCTTCTTGAGACTCTGGATTCTGATCGGCTTGAAGTCCACTGGGTTAAGCCAACAGAAGATCAGATAAGAAAAACGATTTATAAATGTCGAGGTAGTAACCACCCGATTTCAAATTATTATAGATTGCTTTTGCCTGCCATCGTTCCATCTCAATTCAATAAACTTATTTACCTGGATTCTGATGTTGTAGTTGAAGGTGACCTTGCTGAACTTTGGGATCAAGACATCGAAGACCAATACTTGTTGGCCGTTGCAGATCCAGTCCACAAAACCATCTTAAGTGCAGAGCATCTCAACCCATATGACTTAGATAAAAAGGGCTTGACAGAAGAGCATAAATATTTGAATGCTGGCGTTTTAGTGATTAATTTAGAGAAGTGGAGGGAAGCTAAAATAGCTGATCTCGTGCTTGAATTTATTGGAAATCATCCAGACCTTCCCTTTCCAGATCAAGATGCTATTAATGTCATTCTTGCCGGCAAATGGCGTGAAATATCACCGCTTTGGAATCAAATGCATGTAGTCCATTTCTTTGCAACTCCCGAACACAACCCTTATGACGAAAAACTGTATGCAGATTTAATTCGGAAGCCGAATATTATTCACTATACAACTAGACCCAAGCCTTGGAATAAGAACTGCATCCATCCCCAAGCTGATAGATATTTTAAATATCTAGACCAAACTGCTTGGAAAGGTTGGCGAATTAGTGATTTAAGCTACAATTTAGATCTTGCTCGGCGCAGCATTCGCCGTGTAAGAACTCTAATATCTAAAACACTACTCTCCAGGCAGTTTTAG
- a CDS encoding SAM-dependent methyltransferase, whose protein sequence is MNARLMTLIALGVGTVGLALNGCEQQTAFESGQPPAGVDAGIPAPVRTDLDVPYVPTPMEVVDEMLRLADVGQDDLLYDLGSGDGRIVIAAAERFGTRGVGVDIDPDRVEEANANAEAAGVTELVEFREQDLFETDFSEATVVTLYLLSEVNLRLKPRLLQELQPGTRIVSHAFDMGRWEPEQVVNVDGRMVYFWTVPEEVPPELL, encoded by the coding sequence ATGAACGCACGTTTGATGACTTTGATCGCGTTGGGGGTGGGCACCGTTGGCCTCGCCCTAAATGGCTGCGAGCAGCAGACGGCCTTTGAGTCGGGGCAGCCGCCCGCCGGAGTGGATGCCGGTATCCCCGCCCCGGTTCGCACCGATCTCGATGTGCCCTACGTGCCCACTCCCATGGAGGTAGTGGACGAAATGCTGCGCCTGGCCGATGTCGGCCAAGACGACCTGCTCTACGACCTGGGCAGTGGCGACGGGCGGATTGTGATTGCCGCCGCCGAGCGCTTCGGCACCCGGGGGGTTGGTGTAGACATCGATCCAGATCGGGTTGAGGAGGCTAACGCCAACGCCGAAGCAGCGGGCGTTACCGAGTTGGTGGAGTTCAGGGAGCAGGACCTGTTTGAAACCGACTTCAGCGAAGCGACCGTCGTGACGCTGTATCTGTTGTCTGAGGTCAATCTGCGGCTCAAGCCCCGGCTGCTACAGGAGCTGCAACCCGGCACCCGCATCGTCTCCCACGCCTTCGATATGGGCCGCTGGGAACCGGAGCAGGTGGTAAATGTGGACGGCAGAATGGTCTATTTCTGGACCGTGCCCGAAGAAGTGCCGCCGGAACTGCTGTAG
- a CDS encoding APC family permease: MEKLVDVTASGLPSSEAGSRLGLSDAIALIVGVVIGAGIFETPALVAANSTSGTTMLLAWLLGGGISVVGALCYAELATAYPHVGGSYYYLKRAFGSATAFLFSWARMSVLQPGSIALLAFVFGDYMSQIWRLGEASPALYAAGAIALLTLVHIGGLQGGKRTQQWLTVATVIGVALIGLLGSLAPSPAAEPVAASSPGTFGLAMVFVLLSYGGWNEAAYISAELQQPRRNMVRSLLWSIGLITALYLLVNVAYLWGLGLERMAASEAIAADLIGQVLGPAGAVLVSLLIALAALGSLNATLLTGARANYALGQDFARFGLLGRWRASSSTPAAAYAVQGAIALALVGLGTLTRNGFETMVDYTAPVFWFFFLLSGLSLLRLRRQPPDAPQPFRVPGYPVTPLLFCLVCGYLLYSSLVYTGLGALVGVGVVALGLPLLRFAR, encoded by the coding sequence GTGGAAAAGCTAGTTGACGTTACCGCTTCAGGTCTGCCCAGTTCGGAGGCGGGGTCGCGTCTGGGTTTGAGTGATGCGATCGCCCTGATTGTGGGCGTAGTGATTGGGGCCGGTATTTTTGAGACCCCGGCCCTGGTGGCGGCCAATTCCACCAGCGGCACCACCATGCTGCTGGCCTGGCTGTTGGGCGGCGGCATTTCGGTGGTGGGGGCGCTGTGCTACGCCGAACTGGCCACAGCCTATCCCCACGTGGGCGGCAGCTACTACTATCTGAAGCGGGCTTTTGGGTCGGCCACAGCGTTTCTCTTCTCCTGGGCCAGAATGAGCGTGCTCCAGCCCGGATCCATCGCGCTGCTGGCCTTTGTGTTTGGCGACTATATGTCGCAGATCTGGCGGCTGGGGGAGGCCTCGCCAGCGCTCTATGCCGCCGGGGCGATCGCCCTGCTCACCCTGGTGCACATCGGCGGGCTCCAGGGGGGCAAGCGCACCCAGCAGTGGCTGACCGTAGCCACGGTGATTGGGGTCGCCCTGATCGGCCTGCTGGGTTCCCTGGCACCCAGTCCAGCCGCCGAGCCTGTGGCCGCCTCTTCGCCCGGAACGTTTGGCCTGGCAATGGTGTTTGTGCTGCTCTCCTACGGCGGCTGGAATGAGGCCGCCTATATCTCAGCCGAGCTGCAGCAGCCCCGGCGCAACATGGTGCGATCGCTGCTGTGGAGCATTGGGCTAATTACGGCGCTTTACCTGCTGGTCAATGTTGCCTACCTGTGGGGGCTGGGCCTAGAGCGCATGGCCGCCTCGGAGGCGATCGCCGCTGACCTCATAGGTCAGGTGCTGGGGCCAGCCGGGGCTGTGCTAGTCAGCCTGCTGATCGCCCTGGCGGCCCTGGGATCGCTCAATGCCACCCTGCTTACCGGGGCGCGAGCCAACTACGCCCTGGGTCAGGATTTTGCCCGGTTTGGGCTGCTGGGTCGCTGGCGGGCCAGCTCCAGTACGCCAGCGGCAGCCTACGCGGTGCAGGGGGCGATCGCCCTGGCCCTGGTCGGCCTCGGCACCCTGACCCGCAACGGCTTTGAAACCATGGTCGACTACACCGCCCCGGTATTCTGGTTTTTCTTTTTGCTCAGCGGCCTGTCGCTGCTGCGGCTGCGGCGACAGCCCCCGGACGCTCCCCAACCCTTTCGGGTGCCGGGGTATCCGGTCACGCCGCTGCTGTTTTGCCTGGTCTGCGGCTACCTGCTCTACTCCAGCCTGGTCTACACAGGTCTGGGGGCGCTGGTTGGGGTGGGTGTCGTGGCCCTGGGCCTACCCCTGCTGCGCTTTGCCCGCTAG
- a CDS encoding general stress protein encodes MRTSPNQPHQFQRAVGLFATRQEAERAMYRLRDSGFPMDRISVVAKSGEGLRDLSSNQDYDPNKPKSEQALGGAGAGAKAGAITGGAVGLIGSLGVLAIPGVGAVAEVGFLLANTLLGTGIGAASGGLLGALIGWGVPEDRANYYNDRVHNKGEYLVLVEGSEQEIRAAESVLQESGIRDWGVYNSSASAAGANRR; translated from the coding sequence ATGAGAACGTCCCCCAATCAACCTCACCAGTTCCAACGCGCCGTTGGGCTGTTTGCGACTCGGCAGGAGGCCGAGCGCGCCATGTATCGCCTGCGGGACTCCGGCTTTCCCATGGACCGCATTTCTGTGGTGGCCAAATCGGGTGAAGGATTGAGAGATTTATCCTCAAATCAGGACTACGACCCCAATAAGCCCAAGTCTGAACAGGCCCTGGGCGGTGCCGGTGCCGGTGCCAAAGCCGGTGCTATTACCGGTGGTGCCGTGGGCTTAATTGGCAGCCTGGGCGTGCTGGCCATTCCCGGCGTCGGAGCCGTAGCCGAAGTGGGCTTTCTGTTGGCCAATACCCTGCTGGGTACGGGAATTGGTGCGGCCAGCGGTGGCCTGCTGGGTGCCCTGATTGGCTGGGGCGTCCCTGAAGACCGCGCCAACTACTACAACGATCGCGTCCATAACAAGGGTGAGTACCTGGTACTGGTCGAAGGCAGTGAACAGGAAATTCGGGCCGCCGAATCGGTGCTGCAGGAGAGCGGTATTCGCGATTGGGGCGTCTACAACTCGTCGGCTTCTGCCGCCGGTGCCAATCGCCGCTAA
- a CDS encoding ROK family protein: MATAAQQVIGIDLGGTAIKLGRFTQSGQCLSDMTVPTPQPSTPAAVIAAMAEAIAALDPNRETVAIGVGTPGPADAAGRIARVAINLAGWTDVPIADALEAATGRPVVVANDANCAGLGEAWLGAGRAFKDVLTLTLGTGVGGAIILNGQLFVGRQGTAGELGLITLNPDGPPCNSGNRGSLEQYCSVQAIARETGLTPAVLYDRAKAGDEAAIAFWHTYGRWLGAGIASLVYVLTPEAVIVGGGISAAAALFLPTTQAELEMRVLPSSREGLQVLVAELGNQAGMVGAARLALQQYGDRQAGKPTH, encoded by the coding sequence ATGGCGACAGCAGCGCAGCAGGTGATTGGGATCGATCTGGGCGGCACCGCGATTAAGCTGGGGCGCTTTACCCAATCGGGGCAGTGCCTGAGCGATATGACGGTGCCCACCCCCCAGCCTTCGACACCAGCGGCGGTGATCGCTGCGATGGCCGAGGCGATCGCAGCTCTTGACCCCAACCGCGAAACCGTGGCCATTGGCGTGGGCACCCCCGGCCCCGCCGATGCCGCTGGCCGCATCGCCCGCGTCGCGATCAACCTGGCGGGGTGGACGGACGTGCCCATCGCCGATGCCCTCGAAGCGGCCACGGGTCGGCCCGTGGTCGTTGCCAACGATGCCAACTGCGCCGGGCTGGGGGAAGCCTGGCTGGGGGCCGGACGGGCCTTCAAGGACGTGCTGACGCTGACCCTGGGGACCGGCGTGGGCGGCGCGATTATCCTCAACGGGCAGCTGTTTGTTGGCCGCCAGGGCACCGCCGGAGAACTGGGGCTGATTACGCTAAATCCCGATGGCCCGCCCTGCAATAGCGGCAACCGCGGGTCCCTGGAGCAGTACTGCTCGGTGCAGGCGATCGCGCGCGAGACAGGGCTGACCCCGGCTGTGCTGTACGACAGGGCAAAGGCGGGAGATGAGGCGGCGATCGCCTTTTGGCACACCTACGGTCGCTGGCTGGGGGCGGGTATCGCCAGCCTGGTCTATGTGCTCACCCCGGAGGCGGTGATTGTCGGCGGCGGCATTAGCGCGGCGGCGGCGCTGTTTTTGCCCACCACCCAGGCCGAGCTGGAGATGCGCGTGCTGCCCAGCTCCCGCGAGGGCCTGCAGGTGCTGGTGGCCGAACTGGGCAACCAGGCGGGTATGGTTGGGGCGGCGCGCCTGGCCCTGCAGCAGTACGGCGATCGCCAAGCTGGTAAACCGACCCACTGA
- the stpA gene encoding glucosylglycerol 3-phosphatase — protein sequence MSYIAPPLLHRQAFSLDHGAWVDCLATTENLLIIQDLDGVCMGLVNDPLDRVVERSYLEATQRFDGHFFVLTNGEHTGKRGMNDIIERSLGGATQAQAGRYYLPGLAAGGVQWQTRAGDISHPGVSEAELAFLAAVPETMGDRLRQFFAQHCDSLAGAALEQAIQASVLDNMASPTANLNTFHGLLADQPQVYAALQRAMQGLMEDLLRNAARQGLEGAFFVHYAPNHGRGPDGTEIPWFSQGEESGTTDFQFMVRGAIKEAGVLALLNRYYAARTGDYPLGEDFSVRRAPHRHGELLDLVVQHFDPALMPILVGVGDTVTSVVVIEDGQPVAKRGGSDRNFLHLIQAIGQRFGRGNLVTYVDSSGGELKNRKALKLEDRGGTSRVIEGPGDPQDGDDPLVLNVVFPGGYRQYCQAFQTAAARRQ from the coding sequence ATGTCTTATATTGCACCTCCTCTCCTGCATCGGCAGGCGTTTTCCCTGGACCACGGGGCCTGGGTTGACTGCCTGGCCACCACCGAAAATCTGCTGATTATTCAGGACTTAGACGGGGTGTGCATGGGCCTGGTGAACGATCCCCTCGATCGCGTGGTTGAGCGCAGCTACCTGGAGGCCACCCAGCGCTTTGACGGCCACTTCTTTGTACTCACCAACGGCGAGCACACGGGGAAGCGGGGGATGAACGACATTATTGAGCGATCGCTGGGAGGGGCAACCCAGGCCCAGGCGGGGCGCTACTACCTGCCGGGGCTGGCGGCGGGCGGTGTGCAGTGGCAGACCCGCGCGGGCGACATTTCCCATCCTGGGGTGAGTGAGGCCGAGCTGGCGTTTTTGGCGGCGGTGCCCGAGACAATGGGCGATCGCCTGCGCCAGTTCTTTGCCCAGCACTGCGACAGTCTGGCCGGGGCTGCCCTGGAGCAAGCCATTCAGGCGTCGGTGCTGGACAATATGGCCTCACCCACGGCCAACCTCAACACCTTCCACGGGCTGCTGGCGGACCAACCTCAGGTGTATGCTGCCCTCCAGCGCGCCATGCAGGGGCTGATGGAAGACCTGCTGCGCAATGCGGCCCGCCAGGGACTGGAGGGGGCCTTCTTTGTCCACTACGCCCCCAACCACGGCCGCGGCCCCGACGGCACCGAAATTCCCTGGTTTAGTCAGGGGGAGGAGTCGGGCACCACCGACTTTCAGTTCATGGTGCGGGGGGCAATTAAAGAGGCGGGGGTGCTGGCGCTGTTGAACCGCTACTACGCGGCCAGAACCGGCGACTACCCCCTGGGCGAAGATTTTAGCGTGCGCCGGGCCCCCCACCGCCACGGCGAACTGCTGGATCTGGTGGTGCAGCACTTTGACCCGGCCCTGATGCCGATCCTGGTGGGCGTGGGCGACACGGTGACCAGTGTGGTAGTCATCGAAGACGGCCAGCCGGTGGCCAAGCGGGGCGGCAGCGATCGCAATTTTCTGCACCTGATTCAGGCGATCGGCCAGCGCTTTGGCAGGGGCAACCTGGTCACCTACGTCGACAGCAGCGGCGGCGAACTCAAGAACCGCAAGGCGCTTAAATTGGAGGATCGCGGCGGTACCAGCAGGGTCATCGAAGGCCCTGGCGATCCCCAGGACGGCGACGATCCTCTGGTGCTCAACGTGGTGTTTCCAGGCGGCTACCGGCAGTACTGCCAGGCCTTTCAAACCGCCGCCGCCCGCCGCCAATAA
- a CDS encoding YdcF family protein translates to MFLFLSKLLPQLIYPLGLACLLLGAALVLIKRRPGWARGAIALALVLLLVSSNNWVAARVIRSLEWRYPNTVDLPSAEAIVVLGGAIRAQFPPRPWIEVAEEGDRVLHGARLYLAGKAPLLVFSGGRITWGQGQGRSEAEDMAELAEAMGVPPSAMLLEPNSLNTFENAVYTQVLLADRGIERILLVTSAMHMPRALAIFRNLGFEAIPAPTDFHVVQDSLDPAHSTWQGRILNLLPQTENLHYLSRALKEYLGLGVYRLKGWL, encoded by the coding sequence ATGTTTTTATTCTTGTCTAAGCTGCTGCCGCAGTTGATCTATCCGCTGGGGCTGGCCTGTTTGCTGCTGGGGGCGGCGCTGGTGTTGATCAAGCGGCGGCCCGGCTGGGCCAGGGGGGCGATCGCCCTGGCGCTGGTCCTGCTGCTGGTGAGCAGCAACAACTGGGTGGCGGCACGGGTGATTCGATCGCTGGAGTGGCGCTACCCCAACACCGTCGATTTGCCCTCAGCGGAGGCGATCGTGGTGCTGGGAGGCGCAATTCGAGCGCAGTTTCCGCCCCGCCCGTGGATTGAGGTGGCGGAGGAGGGCGATCGCGTGCTGCATGGGGCGCGGCTCTACCTAGCGGGCAAAGCGCCTCTGCTGGTGTTTAGCGGCGGCCGGATTACCTGGGGCCAGGGGCAGGGCCGCTCCGAGGCGGAGGACATGGCCGAACTGGCCGAAGCCATGGGCGTCCCCCCCAGCGCTATGCTGCTGGAGCCCAATTCTCTCAACACCTTTGAAAATGCCGTCTATACCCAGGTTTTGCTGGCCGATCGCGGCATCGAGCGCATTCTGCTGGTGACCTCGGCGATGCACATGCCCAGGGCCCTCGCCATCTTTAGAAACCTCGGGTTTGAGGCCATTCCGGCCCCCACCGATTTTCACGTGGTGCAGGACTCTCTCGACCCAGCCCACAGCACCTGGCAGGGCCGCATTCTAAACCTGCTGCCCCAAACGGAAAACCTGCACTACCTCAGCCGGGCACTCAAGGAATATTTGGGCCTTGGCGTTTACCGGTTAAAGGGATGGCTCTAG
- a CDS encoding protein phosphatase 2C domain-containing protein, producing the protein MNRVERRPARYKPYLWVVGTDLETLPVDELVGQRYRVVAPHVWLDTQPDQRPSAPDSFPTEARPYLRAHPLRLHVPGLYGVLERTGAPPILLLDNAPIHPQAGMLLPELEAGLISAPPLRQANWLWQLWELWGQLGALGLARSVLIPDNLRVDGWRLRLRELMSDGDLGAPTLADLAELWRSLLSPLHLAVSEPLRAIVNRIDAGDTDSAAFSLDLNQILLHQAATVSTRIALAGATAQGPTQPHNEDACWPQGTQLEAAGLQVAIVCDGVGGHEGGEVASQLAVQSLQIQLQALLAEAQNELRVLPPQVIIQQIEAVIRIVNELINFQNDNRGRVGRQRMGTTLAMAMVIPQRVQTEQGWERVNEVYVAHVGDSRAYWITPDYCHPLTVDDDIAGREVIACRQTWSQALERSDAGALTQALGTRSGDHLQPHIQRFIFDETGILLLCSDGLSDNYRIEDAWANYIGLIIKDIVTLDSAVASWIELANQKNGHDNTTVVLMQHKLLTPSSVRADQAIPAGAEPEPVPPTGAKLYGESSPQEEVGPGPATASPPPGVPRWVLAVSGSVLLLALLGWWWMANRSPDVPEPQPAPPAAPAP; encoded by the coding sequence ATGAACCGTGTTGAACGCCGTCCCGCTCGCTACAAGCCCTACCTGTGGGTCGTAGGCACAGACCTGGAGACCCTGCCGGTGGATGAGCTGGTGGGCCAGCGCTATCGGGTGGTGGCCCCGCACGTCTGGCTCGATACCCAGCCCGACCAGCGCCCCAGCGCCCCGGATTCCTTTCCCACCGAGGCGAGACCCTACCTGCGGGCGCACCCCCTGCGACTGCACGTGCCCGGGCTCTACGGCGTGCTGGAGCGCACCGGCGCACCGCCCATTTTGCTGCTGGACAATGCGCCCATCCATCCCCAGGCCGGGATGCTGTTGCCTGAGCTGGAGGCGGGGCTGATTAGCGCACCGCCGCTGCGGCAGGCCAACTGGCTGTGGCAGCTGTGGGAACTCTGGGGACAGCTGGGGGCGCTGGGGCTAGCCAGGAGCGTGTTGATTCCCGATAACCTGCGGGTCGATGGCTGGCGGCTGCGGCTGCGGGAGCTGATGTCCGATGGCGACCTGGGAGCCCCCACCCTGGCGGACCTGGCGGAGCTATGGCGATCGCTGCTCTCCCCCCTGCACCTGGCGGTCTCAGAACCGCTGCGGGCGATCGTCAACCGCATCGACGCGGGCGATACCGACTCGGCGGCTTTCTCCCTCGACCTGAACCAGATCCTGCTGCACCAGGCGGCCACGGTGTCGACCCGCATTGCCCTGGCGGGGGCTACGGCCCAGGGACCGACCCAGCCCCACAACGAAGACGCCTGCTGGCCCCAGGGGACTCAGCTCGAAGCGGCTGGTCTACAGGTGGCGATCGTCTGCGATGGCGTCGGCGGTCACGAGGGCGGCGAAGTCGCCAGTCAGCTGGCGGTGCAGTCGCTGCAAATTCAGCTCCAGGCGCTTTTGGCCGAGGCCCAAAACGAGCTGCGGGTGCTGCCACCCCAGGTGATTATTCAGCAGATAGAGGCCGTCATTCGCATTGTCAACGAGCTGATTAACTTTCAGAATGACAACCGGGGCCGGGTGGGCCGTCAGCGCATGGGCACCACCCTGGCCATGGCGATGGTGATTCCCCAGCGGGTGCAGACTGAGCAGGGCTGGGAGCGGGTCAACGAAGTGTATGTGGCTCACGTGGGCGACAGCCGCGCCTACTGGATTACCCCCGACTACTGCCATCCCCTGACAGTGGATGACGACATTGCCGGGCGGGAGGTGATCGCCTGCCGACAGACCTGGTCCCAGGCGCTCGAGCGCAGCGATGCCGGGGCGTTGACCCAGGCGTTGGGCACCCGCAGTGGCGATCATCTCCAGCCCCACATTCAGCGATTTATCTTCGATGAGACCGGCATTTTGCTGTTGTGCTCCGACGGCCTCAGCGACAACTACCGCATCGAAGATGCCTGGGCCAACTACATCGGCCTGATTATCAAAGACATTGTCACCCTGGATTCGGCGGTGGCCTCCTGGATCGAGCTGGCCAACCAAAAAAATGGTCACGACAACACCACCGTGGTGCTGATGCAGCACAAACTCCTCACCCCGTCTTCGGTGCGGGCCGACCAGGCGATTCCGGCCGGGGCGGAACCGGAGCCGGTGCCCCCCACCGGGGCCAAACTCTACGGCGAAAGTTCGCCCCAGGAGGAGGTGGGGCCAGGGCCGGCGACAGCGTCGCCGCCGCCGGGCGTGCCGCGCTGGGTGCTGGCGGTATCGGGTTCGGTGCTGTTGCTGGCGCTGCTGGGCTGGTGGTGGATGGCCAACCGATCGCCTGATGTGCCCGAACCTCAGCCAGCACCGCCTGCGGCTCCGGCTCCGTAG
- a CDS encoding NfeD family protein, with translation MNYPLFWAILGAVFCLMELFLPTGFVESTLGISAFFVAFLALLVPIFSLQLVAWVALSLVFIFLLQRFVPKRTPYSLQESTEARTLTAIAPGQTGRVIYEGNSWQARCDDETITIGADQQVVVVSRKGNTLYVMPETLLRA, from the coding sequence ATGAACTATCCCTTATTCTGGGCCATTCTGGGGGCTGTCTTTTGCCTGATGGAGCTGTTTCTGCCCACTGGGTTTGTCGAATCCACCCTGGGCATCAGCGCTTTTTTTGTGGCCTTTTTAGCCCTGCTGGTGCCAATTTTTAGCCTCCAGCTCGTAGCCTGGGTGGCGCTATCGCTGGTGTTTATTTTCCTGCTGCAGCGGTTTGTGCCCAAGCGCACCCCCTACAGCCTGCAGGAGTCCACCGAGGCCCGCACCCTGACGGCGATCGCCCCAGGACAGACCGGGCGGGTAATCTACGAAGGCAACTCCTGGCAAGCTCGCTGCGACGACGAAACCATCACCATTGGTGCCGATCAACAGGTGGTCGTGGTCAGCCGCAAGGGCAACACCCTCTATGTCATGCCCGAAACCCTGCTGAGGGCTTAG